One genomic window of Streptomyces sp. WP-1 includes the following:
- a CDS encoding XdhC family protein: MRDIAEGLSAWSASGKRFAVATVVRTWRSAPRQAGSSLAVAEDGEVIGSVSGGCVEGAVYELASEVLESGEPALVTYGVSDDDALAVGLTCGGIIEILVRPAGAGRFPGLPGVLEAMGAGRPVAVVSPLPDEGGGAEPDPTAAPAGQLIVTPSGGRGTLGDARLDASVVERAQGLLAQGSTGVVRVGRAGEERRDDVAVFVESFAPPPRMLVFGAIDFASAVARIGKFLGYHVTVCDARPVFATRRRFPDADELVVEWPHRYLESTEVDENTVICVLTHDPKFDVPLLRRALRTPARYIGAMGSRRTHEDRLRRLREEGMSEAELSRLAAPIGLDLGARTPEETAVAIMAEVIALRWGGTGRRLVEMTPLPIHR; this comes from the coding sequence ATGCGGGACATCGCGGAGGGCCTCTCCGCCTGGAGTGCGTCGGGCAAGCGATTCGCGGTGGCGACGGTCGTACGGACCTGGAGGTCGGCGCCGCGCCAGGCGGGCTCCTCGCTGGCGGTCGCCGAGGACGGCGAGGTGATCGGGAGCGTCTCGGGAGGCTGTGTGGAGGGCGCGGTGTACGAGCTGGCGAGCGAGGTCCTGGAGAGCGGCGAGCCCGCCCTCGTGACCTACGGCGTCAGCGACGACGACGCGCTCGCGGTCGGCCTGACCTGCGGCGGGATCATCGAGATCCTGGTACGGCCGGCGGGCGCGGGCCGTTTCCCGGGGCTGCCGGGGGTGCTGGAGGCGATGGGCGCGGGGCGGCCGGTGGCGGTGGTGTCGCCGCTGCCGGACGAGGGCGGCGGCGCGGAGCCGGATCCCACGGCCGCGCCCGCCGGTCAGCTGATCGTCACGCCGTCCGGTGGGCGGGGCACGCTCGGTGACGCCCGCCTCGACGCCTCCGTGGTCGAGCGGGCGCAGGGGCTGCTGGCGCAGGGCAGTACCGGGGTGGTGCGGGTCGGGCGCGCGGGCGAGGAGCGGCGCGACGACGTCGCCGTGTTCGTGGAGTCCTTCGCGCCGCCGCCGCGGATGCTGGTGTTCGGCGCCATCGACTTCGCGTCCGCGGTGGCCCGGATCGGCAAGTTCCTCGGCTATCACGTCACCGTGTGCGACGCCCGCCCGGTGTTCGCCACCCGCCGCCGCTTCCCGGACGCGGACGAGCTGGTGGTGGAGTGGCCGCACCGGTATCTGGAGTCGACCGAGGTGGACGAGAACACGGTGATCTGCGTCCTCACCCACGACCCGAAGTTCGATGTGCCGCTGCTCCGGCGGGCGTTGCGCACACCCGCCCGCTACATCGGCGCGATGGGCAGCCGCCGTACCCATGAGGACCGGCTGCGGCGGCTGCGCGAGGAGGGCATGAGCGAGGCGGAGCTGTCCCGGCTGGCCGCGCCGATCGGGCTCGACCTGGGCGCCCGTACGCCGGAGGAGACGGCGGTGGCCATCATGGCCGAGGTCATCGCCCTGCGGTGGGGCGGCACGGGGCGGCGGCTGGTGGAGATGACCCCGCTGCCGATCCATCGCTGA
- a CDS encoding NAD(P)/FAD-dependent oxidoreductase gives MTETTESETIAYDVVVLGAGPVGENVADRTRAAGLTTAIVESELVGGECSYWACMPSKALLRPVIAQADGRRLPGLAAAVQGPLDTPAVLERRDNFTSHWQDDGQVDWVEGIGADLYRGHGRLAGPRTVTVTVSDGGVTTLTARHAVVVCTGTRAQLPDLPGLAEVRPWTSREATSADTAPGRLLVVGGGVVATEMATAWAALGSRVTLLVRGKGLLGRMEPFAGELVAEALTEAGVDVRTGASVTSVTRENGTVVALTRTGERFEADEILFATGRVPQTDDIGLDTVGLEPGSWLETDDTLRVAGTDWLYAAGDVNHRALLTHQGKYQARIAGAAIGARAAGTPLLDGPWGPHAATADHEAVPQVVFTDPEAAAVGLSLAEAEEAGHRVRAVDVEFSSVAGAALYGDGYKGRARMVVDLEDEILRGVTFVGPGVGELIHSATIAVAAHVPISRLWHVVPSYPTLSEVWLRLLEAYRDN, from the coding sequence ATGACGGAAACGACGGAATCGGAAACCATCGCGTACGACGTCGTGGTGCTCGGGGCCGGGCCCGTGGGGGAGAACGTCGCCGACCGCACCCGCGCGGCCGGCCTCACCACCGCGATCGTGGAGAGCGAACTGGTCGGCGGCGAGTGCTCCTACTGGGCGTGCATGCCCAGCAAGGCGCTGCTCAGGCCGGTCATCGCCCAGGCCGACGGCCGCCGGCTGCCCGGCCTCGCCGCGGCGGTCCAGGGCCCCCTCGACACCCCGGCCGTGCTGGAGCGACGCGACAACTTCACCTCCCACTGGCAGGACGACGGGCAGGTCGACTGGGTGGAGGGCATCGGCGCCGACCTCTACCGGGGCCACGGCCGCCTCGCGGGACCGCGCACGGTCACCGTCACCGTGTCCGACGGCGGCGTCACCACCCTCACCGCCCGGCACGCCGTCGTGGTCTGCACCGGCACCCGCGCCCAGCTGCCCGACCTGCCCGGACTCGCCGAGGTGCGGCCGTGGACCAGCCGGGAGGCCACCAGCGCGGACACGGCCCCCGGCCGGCTGCTCGTCGTCGGCGGCGGTGTCGTCGCCACCGAGATGGCCACCGCCTGGGCGGCGCTCGGCTCCCGGGTGACCCTGCTGGTGCGCGGCAAGGGCCTGCTCGGCCGCATGGAGCCGTTCGCCGGGGAACTGGTCGCCGAGGCGCTCACCGAGGCCGGGGTGGACGTGCGCACGGGCGCGTCCGTCACCTCCGTCACCCGGGAGAACGGCACCGTCGTGGCCCTCACCCGTACGGGTGAGAGGTTCGAGGCCGACGAGATCCTCTTCGCCACCGGCCGCGTCCCGCAGACCGACGACATCGGCCTCGACACGGTCGGCCTGGAGCCCGGTTCCTGGCTGGAGACCGACGACACCCTGCGGGTCGCCGGGACCGACTGGCTGTACGCCGCCGGTGACGTCAACCACCGCGCGCTCCTCACCCATCAGGGCAAGTACCAGGCCCGTATCGCCGGTGCCGCCATCGGTGCCCGCGCGGCCGGTACCCCGCTGCTGGACGGCCCCTGGGGCCCGCACGCGGCCACCGCCGACCACGAGGCCGTACCGCAGGTCGTGTTCACCGACCCCGAGGCCGCCGCGGTCGGGCTCTCCCTCGCCGAGGCGGAGGAGGCCGGCCACCGGGTCCGCGCGGTCGACGTGGAGTTCTCCTCCGTCGCCGGTGCGGCCCTGTACGGCGACGGCTACAAGGGCCGCGCCCGCATGGTCGTGGACCTGGAGGACGAGATCCTGCGGGGCGTCACCTTCGTCGGCCCCGGCGTCGGCGAACTCATCCACTCGGCCACGATCGCCGTCGCGGCCCACGTCCCGATCAGCCGCCTGTGGCACGTGGTCCCCTCGTACCCGACCCTGAGCGAGGTCTGGCTGCGGCTGCTGGAGGCGTACCGGGACAACTGA
- a CDS encoding LacI family DNA-binding transcriptional regulator: MVQIPNTPTSADVARLAGVSRATVSYVLNNTDTVRISEPTRRRVHEAARELGYVPHAAARSLRAGHSRTVLMPAPAIPVGPLYSAFLNEVHSALGRLDYTVVQYGSVGLPGDEAARAWAELRPVAVLVPGTGIGPRGVAVLKRSGARAVVTLGPERVEGAHALLMDHDAVGRCAAAHLYERGRRRIGVVVPEEPGLEVYSRPRLDGARQALRGTGASVIGVPLAYTERAAAELAANWPGLDAVFAYNDEYAMLLMRGLQDAGRRIPEDVAVIGADDLMLGRLLRPRLSTVRIELPAGRDLAALVDRAVRDPGGEPEVHRVLGSSVVRREST; encoded by the coding sequence ATGGTGCAGATACCGAACACTCCCACGAGTGCCGATGTGGCCCGCCTGGCCGGCGTCTCGCGCGCGACCGTGTCCTACGTGCTCAACAACACCGACACCGTGCGGATCAGCGAACCCACGCGGCGGCGCGTCCACGAGGCCGCGCGGGAACTGGGGTACGTCCCCCACGCGGCCGCCCGCAGCCTGCGCGCCGGACACAGCCGTACCGTGCTCATGCCCGCCCCGGCGATCCCCGTCGGACCCCTCTACAGCGCGTTCCTCAACGAGGTCCACAGCGCCCTGGGCCGGCTCGACTACACCGTCGTCCAGTACGGCTCCGTCGGCCTCCCGGGCGACGAAGCCGCCCGCGCCTGGGCCGAGTTACGGCCCGTGGCCGTCCTGGTGCCCGGTACCGGGATCGGCCCGCGGGGCGTCGCCGTCCTCAAACGCTCCGGCGCCCGCGCGGTCGTCACCCTCGGGCCCGAACGCGTCGAGGGCGCCCACGCCCTGCTGATGGACCATGACGCCGTGGGCCGGTGCGCGGCCGCCCACCTGTACGAACGCGGCAGGCGGCGGATCGGGGTCGTCGTACCCGAGGAGCCCGGCCTGGAGGTCTATTCGAGGCCCCGGCTCGACGGCGCGCGGCAGGCGCTGCGCGGCACCGGGGCGAGCGTCATCGGCGTGCCGCTCGCCTACACCGAGCGGGCCGCCGCCGAACTCGCGGCGAACTGGCCCGGGTTGGACGCGGTGTTCGCCTACAACGACGAGTACGCCATGCTGTTGATGCGCGGCCTCCAGGACGCCGGGCGGCGCATCCCCGAGGACGTGGCCGTGATCGGCGCCGACGACCTGATGCTCGGCCGGCTGCTGCGGCCCCGGCTGAGCACCGTCCGCATCGAACTGCCCGCGGGCCGCGACCTCGCCGCCCTGGTCGACCGCGCGGTGCGCGACCCGGGCGGCGAACCCGAGGTGCACCGGGTCCTCGGCTCCTCGGTCGTACGACGCGAGTCCACCTGA
- a CDS encoding XdhC family protein, with translation MPKTVSARALELAQRRVPFVHARVVRAQAPASAHPGDEAIVYGDGTIDGFVGGMCAEGSVRTAALNALNGGGPLLLRVLPAGEVAFPDTPGAKVVVNPCLSGGALEIFLEPVLPPPLIEVVGTTPIAEAFVALADVLGYATARSLPDGPPAEYTGAVIVAGQGRGDAEALRAALDADVPHIALVASRRRGAALLDELGLGEAERARVHTPAGLDIGARTAPEVALSILAEVVESVHARGAPPPTALPEQPAKAVDPVCGMTVTVTAGTPSLAAGDKEFWFCGTGCRDRYAAGLVG, from the coding sequence GTGCCCAAGACGGTGAGCGCGCGTGCGCTCGAACTGGCCCAGCGGCGCGTGCCGTTCGTGCACGCCCGCGTGGTGCGCGCCCAGGCGCCCGCGTCCGCGCACCCGGGCGACGAGGCGATCGTGTACGGCGACGGCACGATCGACGGATTCGTCGGCGGGATGTGCGCCGAGGGCTCGGTGCGCACGGCGGCGCTGAACGCCCTCAACGGCGGCGGGCCGCTGCTGCTGCGGGTACTGCCGGCGGGCGAGGTGGCCTTCCCGGACACCCCGGGCGCGAAGGTGGTGGTCAACCCCTGCCTGTCCGGCGGGGCGCTGGAGATCTTCCTGGAGCCGGTGCTGCCGCCGCCGCTGATCGAGGTCGTCGGCACCACCCCGATCGCCGAGGCGTTCGTCGCCCTCGCCGACGTCCTCGGGTACGCCACCGCGCGCTCCCTGCCCGACGGCCCGCCCGCCGAGTACACCGGCGCGGTGATCGTGGCCGGACAGGGCCGGGGCGACGCCGAGGCGCTGCGCGCCGCCCTGGACGCGGACGTCCCGCACATCGCCCTGGTCGCCAGCCGCCGCCGGGGCGCCGCCCTGCTGGACGAACTCGGTCTCGGCGAGGCCGAGCGGGCCCGTGTGCACACCCCGGCCGGTCTGGACATCGGCGCCCGCACGGCGCCCGAGGTGGCACTGTCCATCCTGGCGGAGGTGGTGGAGTCCGTACACGCGCGCGGCGCACCACCGCCGACGGCCCTTCCCGAACAGCCGGCCAAGGCCGTCGACCCGGTGTGCGGGATGACGGTCACCGTCACCGCCGGCACTCCTTCTCTCGCCGCCGGGGACAAGGAGTTCTGGTTCTGCGGCACCGGCTGCCGGGACCGCTACGCGGCGGGGCTGGTGGGCTAA
- a CDS encoding (2Fe-2S)-binding protein: MQVTMTVNDEEITREIEGRLLLVHFLRDHLQLTGTHWGCDTSNCGTCVVWLDGEPVKSCTVLAAMAGGHEVRTVEGLEQNGELDPIQRGFMECHGLQCGFCTPGMMMTSRALLDRNPDPSDEEIREAISGQICRCTGYATIVRSIRWAAAEQAGTRTTAEEPERTVAPADRHQQSVASAQGSTS, translated from the coding sequence GTGCAGGTCACCATGACCGTCAACGACGAAGAGATCACCCGGGAGATCGAGGGCCGGCTGCTGCTGGTGCACTTCCTGCGCGACCACCTCCAGCTGACCGGCACCCACTGGGGCTGCGACACCAGCAACTGCGGCACCTGCGTGGTCTGGCTGGACGGCGAGCCCGTCAAGTCCTGTACGGTGCTGGCCGCGATGGCGGGCGGCCACGAGGTACGCACCGTCGAGGGCCTGGAGCAGAACGGCGAACTCGACCCGATCCAGCGCGGGTTCATGGAATGCCACGGCCTCCAGTGCGGCTTCTGCACCCCCGGCATGATGATGACCTCCCGCGCCCTGCTCGACCGGAACCCGGACCCCTCCGACGAGGAGATCCGCGAGGCCATCTCCGGCCAGATCTGCCGCTGCACCGGCTACGCCACCATCGTCCGCTCGATCCGCTGGGCCGCCGCCGAACAGGCCGGCACCCGCACCACCGCCGAGGAGCCCGAGCGCACCGTCGCACCCGCCGACCGGCACCAGCAGTCCGTCGCGTCGGCCCAGGGGAGCACCTCATGA
- the trxA gene encoding thioredoxin, with protein MSGTVELTKDNFDQTVTDNDFVLIDFWASWCGPCRQFAPVYEKAAKDNPDLVFGKVDTEAQPELAQAFGIQSIPTLMIVRDRVAVFAQPGALPEAALTDVIGQARGLDMDEVRKSIAAQEGAEEGQAQ; from the coding sequence ATGAGCGGCACCGTGGAACTGACCAAGGACAACTTCGACCAGACGGTCACGGACAACGACTTCGTGCTCATCGATTTCTGGGCGTCCTGGTGCGGTCCGTGCCGGCAGTTCGCGCCGGTGTACGAGAAGGCCGCGAAGGACAATCCGGACCTGGTGTTCGGCAAGGTGGACACCGAGGCCCAGCCGGAGCTGGCGCAGGCCTTCGGTATCCAGTCGATCCCCACGCTGATGATCGTGCGGGACCGGGTGGCCGTGTTCGCCCAGCCGGGCGCGCTGCCCGAGGCGGCCCTGACGGACGTCATCGGCCAGGCCCGCGGGCTGGACATGGACGAGGTCCGCAAGAGCATCGCCGCCCAGGAGGGCGCCGAGGAGGGCCAGGCCCAGTAG
- a CDS encoding xanthine dehydrogenase family protein subunit M, whose protein sequence is MQVPAPFEYQRVGTVDEAVTLLDRLGDTARLVAGGHSLLPMMKLRLANFEYLIDINELHDELGYIRVEPGLIRIGAMTRHRELLESDELAAAFPIFRDAERVIADPVVRNRGTLGGSLCQADPSEDLSAVCTTLDASCVIRGMDGERVVPMEDFHQGPYETAVGDAEILTEVRFPVRPRGSSAYEKVERRAGDWAVVSAGAALWLDGSGLIADARVGLAAVGPNTAGIPGIAGALRGRPPAEELWARAGDIAAESCSPATDRRGSAEYKRHLARELTMRVLRRAMARLNGQEV, encoded by the coding sequence ATGCAGGTTCCCGCTCCGTTCGAATACCAGCGGGTGGGCACGGTGGACGAGGCGGTCACGCTTCTGGACCGGCTCGGCGACACCGCCCGGCTGGTGGCCGGCGGACACAGCCTCCTCCCGATGATGAAACTCCGGCTGGCCAATTTCGAATACCTCATCGACATCAATGAGCTGCACGACGAACTGGGCTATATCCGCGTCGAACCCGGCCTGATCCGTATCGGCGCGATGACCCGGCACCGCGAGCTGCTGGAGTCCGACGAACTCGCCGCCGCCTTCCCGATCTTCCGCGACGCCGAACGGGTGATCGCCGACCCCGTGGTGCGCAACCGGGGCACCCTGGGCGGCTCCCTGTGCCAGGCGGACCCCTCCGAGGACCTGTCGGCGGTGTGCACCACGCTGGACGCGTCCTGCGTGATCCGCGGGATGGACGGCGAGCGCGTGGTCCCCATGGAGGACTTCCACCAGGGGCCGTACGAGACCGCCGTCGGCGACGCGGAGATCCTCACCGAGGTGCGCTTCCCGGTCCGCCCGCGCGGATCCAGCGCCTACGAGAAGGTCGAGCGGCGCGCCGGGGACTGGGCGGTCGTCTCGGCGGGCGCGGCGCTCTGGCTGGACGGGTCAGGGCTGATCGCGGACGCCCGGGTCGGCCTCGCCGCCGTCGGACCGAACACCGCCGGCATTCCCGGGATCGCCGGCGCCCTGCGCGGCCGGCCGCCCGCCGAGGAGCTGTGGGCGCGGGCCGGCGACATCGCGGCCGAGTCCTGCTCCCCGGCCACCGACCGGCGTGGCAGCGCCGAGTACAAGCGGCATCTGGCCCGTGAGCTGACGATGCGCGTACTGCGCCGGGCCATGGCCCGGCTCAACGGACAGGAGGTGTGA
- a CDS encoding aerobic carbon-monoxide dehydrogenase large subunit, whose protein sequence is MTTVADNGRRTAFVDNDQKPNGHGRMLRKEDPRFVRGRGRYVDDLQLPGMLHLAILRSPFAHARVVSVDTTLAEAHPKVRLVVTGAMLAEKGLAWMPTLSNDVQAVLATDKVRFQGQEVAFVVAEDRYAARDALELIDVEYEPLDAVIDVRTALSPEAPVIRDDLEGKADNHVFDWETGDADATDEVFRRADVVVSQDIVYPRVHPAPMETCGAVADYDAVDGKLTLWSTTQAPHAHRTLYAIVAGLPEHKIRVVSPDIGGGFGNKVPIYPGYVCAIVGSLLTGKPVKWMEDRAENLISTGFARDYLMRGEIAATRDGRILAVRTNVLADHGAFNGVAAPVKYPAGFFGVFTGSYDLEAAYCKMTAVYTNKAPGGVAYACSFRITEAVYLVERIVDCLAAELRMDPVELRMKNFIRPEQFPYRTKTGWVYDSGNYAPTMELAKQLAGYDELRAEQAEKRARGEIMGIGVSFFTEAVGAGPRKDMDILGLGMADGCELRVHPTGKAVVRLSVQTQGQGHETTFAQIVAEELGIPPQDIEVVHGDTDQTPFGLGTYGSRSTPVSGAAAALVARKVRDKARLIASGMLEVSVADLEWEKGSFTVAGDPNASVTIQDIAMRAHGAGDLPEGVEGGLEAQICYNPENLTYPHGAYICVVDIDPGTAKVTVRRFVAVDDCGTRINPMIIEGQVHGGLTDGVGMALMEMIAFDEDGNCLSGSLMDYLIPTALEVPDWETGFTVTPSPHHPIGAKGVGESATVGSPPAIVNAVVDALSPFGIRHADMPLTPSRVWEAMQGRPRPPI, encoded by the coding sequence ATGACCACCGTCGCCGACAACGGCCGCCGCACCGCCTTCGTCGACAACGACCAGAAGCCCAACGGCCACGGCCGGATGCTGCGCAAGGAGGACCCCCGCTTCGTCCGCGGCCGGGGCCGCTACGTGGACGACCTCCAGCTGCCCGGCATGCTCCACCTGGCGATCCTGCGCTCCCCGTTCGCCCACGCCCGCGTCGTCTCCGTCGACACCACCCTCGCCGAGGCCCACCCCAAGGTCCGCCTGGTGGTCACCGGCGCGATGCTCGCCGAGAAGGGCCTGGCCTGGATGCCGACCCTGTCGAACGACGTGCAGGCCGTCCTCGCCACCGACAAGGTCCGCTTCCAGGGCCAGGAGGTCGCCTTCGTCGTCGCCGAGGACCGGTACGCGGCCCGCGACGCCCTCGAACTGATCGACGTCGAGTACGAACCGCTGGACGCGGTGATCGACGTACGCACCGCGCTCTCGCCCGAGGCCCCGGTCATCCGCGACGACCTGGAGGGCAAGGCCGACAACCACGTCTTCGACTGGGAGACCGGCGACGCGGACGCCACCGACGAGGTGTTCCGGCGCGCCGACGTCGTCGTCTCGCAGGACATCGTCTACCCCCGGGTGCACCCGGCGCCCATGGAGACCTGCGGCGCGGTCGCCGACTACGACGCGGTCGACGGCAAGCTCACCCTGTGGTCCACCACCCAGGCCCCGCACGCCCACCGCACCCTGTACGCGATCGTCGCCGGACTGCCCGAGCACAAGATCCGCGTGGTCTCCCCGGACATCGGCGGCGGCTTCGGCAACAAGGTGCCGATCTACCCGGGTTACGTGTGCGCGATCGTCGGCTCCCTGCTCACCGGCAAACCGGTGAAGTGGATGGAGGACCGCGCCGAGAACCTGATCAGCACCGGCTTCGCCCGCGACTACCTCATGCGCGGCGAGATCGCGGCCACCCGCGACGGCAGGATCCTCGCCGTCCGCACCAATGTCCTCGCCGACCACGGCGCGTTCAACGGCGTCGCCGCGCCCGTGAAGTACCCGGCCGGCTTCTTCGGCGTCTTCACCGGCAGCTACGACCTGGAGGCCGCCTACTGCAAGATGACGGCCGTCTACACCAACAAGGCGCCCGGCGGGGTGGCGTACGCCTGCTCCTTCCGCATCACCGAGGCGGTCTACCTGGTCGAGCGGATCGTCGACTGCCTCGCCGCCGAGCTGCGGATGGACCCGGTCGAGCTGCGGATGAAGAACTTCATCCGGCCCGAGCAGTTCCCCTACCGCACCAAGACCGGCTGGGTGTACGACTCCGGGAACTACGCCCCGACCATGGAACTGGCCAAACAGCTCGCCGGATACGACGAGTTGCGCGCCGAGCAGGCCGAGAAGCGGGCCCGCGGCGAGATCATGGGCATCGGTGTGTCCTTCTTCACCGAGGCGGTCGGCGCCGGACCCCGCAAGGACATGGACATCCTCGGCCTCGGCATGGCCGACGGCTGCGAACTGCGGGTCCACCCCACCGGGAAGGCCGTCGTACGGCTGTCGGTGCAGACCCAGGGGCAGGGCCACGAGACGACGTTCGCGCAGATCGTCGCCGAGGAACTCGGCATCCCGCCCCAGGACATCGAGGTCGTGCACGGCGACACCGACCAGACCCCGTTCGGCCTCGGCACGTACGGCAGTCGCTCCACCCCGGTCTCCGGCGCGGCCGCCGCCCTGGTCGCCCGCAAGGTCCGTGACAAGGCGCGGCTGATCGCCTCCGGGATGCTGGAGGTCTCGGTCGCCGACCTGGAGTGGGAGAAGGGCTCCTTCACGGTGGCGGGCGACCCGAACGCCTCGGTGACCATCCAGGACATCGCGATGCGGGCGCACGGCGCGGGCGATCTGCCCGAGGGCGTCGAGGGCGGCCTGGAGGCGCAGATCTGCTACAACCCGGAGAACCTCACCTATCCGCACGGCGCCTACATCTGCGTGGTCGACATCGACCCGGGCACCGCGAAGGTGACGGTACGCCGGTTCGTGGCGGTGGACGACTGCGGCACCCGGATCAACCCGATGATCATCGAGGGCCAGGTGCACGGCGGGCTCACCGACGGCGTCGGCATGGCGCTGATGGAGATGATCGCCTTCGACGAGGACGGCAACTGCCTCAGCGGCTCCCTGATGGACTACCTCATCCCGACCGCCCTCGAAGTGCCCGACTGGGAGACCGGGTTCACGGTCACGCCGTCCCCGCACCACCCGATCGGCGCCAAGGGCGTGGGCGAGTCCGCGACCGTCGGCTCCCCGCCCGCGATCGTCAACGCGGTGGTCGACGCGCTCTCCCCGTTCGGGATCCGGCACGCGGACATGCCGCTGACCCCCTCCCGGGTCTGGGAGGCGATGCAGGGCCGGCCCCGCCCGCCGATCTGA
- a CDS encoding tetratricopeptide repeat protein: METTYYGHGTPAERWERAQAFFAAKDYAGAARVLAALVEEVPEQTGPRLLLARAYYHSAQLRRAEDQLRTIVERDPVEHYARLMLGRTLERQSRHAEAERHLRIAAALAGEPARG, encoded by the coding sequence GTGGAGACCACGTACTACGGCCACGGCACCCCGGCCGAGCGCTGGGAGCGCGCCCAGGCGTTCTTCGCGGCCAAGGACTACGCGGGGGCGGCGCGCGTGCTGGCCGCCCTGGTGGAGGAGGTACCGGAGCAGACCGGGCCCCGGCTGCTGCTGGCCCGCGCGTACTACCACTCGGCGCAGCTGCGGCGGGCCGAGGACCAGCTGCGGACGATCGTGGAGCGCGATCCGGTGGAGCACTACGCCCGGCTGATGCTGGGCCGCACGCTCGAACGGCAGTCGCGGCACGCGGAGGCGGAGCGGCATCTGCGGATCGCCGCCGCGCTGGCGGGCGAGCCCGCGCGAGGCTGA
- a CDS encoding peptide deformylase has product MASDRDHAPLAERVEELLAAGGPLPIVAAGRPVLRRPTEAYDGQLGPALLARFVEALRLTMHAAPGVGLAAPQVGVELRIAVLEDPAPVPDEIAAVRGRRPQPFRVLVNPVYEPVGTTRAAFFEGCLSVPGWQAVVARHTEVRLRAEDECGRPVDEVFTGWPARIVQHETDHLDGTLYLDRAEPRSLSTNEAVAALWSQPTPSTAATALGFELP; this is encoded by the coding sequence ATGGCATCCGACCGTGATCACGCACCGCTCGCCGAACGGGTCGAGGAACTCCTCGCCGCCGGCGGCCCCCTGCCCATCGTCGCCGCCGGCCGGCCGGTGCTGCGCCGCCCCACCGAGGCGTACGACGGCCAGCTCGGCCCCGCCCTGCTGGCCCGTTTCGTCGAGGCGCTGCGTCTGACCATGCACGCCGCGCCCGGCGTGGGCCTCGCCGCGCCCCAGGTCGGTGTGGAGCTGCGGATCGCGGTCCTGGAGGACCCGGCACCGGTGCCGGACGAGATCGCCGCGGTCCGGGGCCGGCGTCCGCAGCCCTTCCGGGTCCTGGTGAACCCGGTGTACGAGCCCGTCGGCACGACGCGCGCCGCGTTCTTCGAGGGCTGCCTCAGCGTGCCCGGCTGGCAGGCGGTGGTGGCCCGGCACACCGAGGTGCGGCTGCGCGCCGAGGACGAGTGCGGGCGCCCGGTGGACGAGGTGTTCACCGGGTGGCCCGCCCGCATCGTGCAGCACGAGACGGACCACCTCGACGGCACCCTCTACCTCGACCGCGCCGAACCGCGCTCCCTGTCCACCAACGAGGCCGTCGCCGCCCTGTGGTCCCAGCCGACCCCCTCGACGGCGGCGACCGCCCTCGGCTTCGAACTGCCGTAA
- a CDS encoding MoxR family ATPase — MSALFLDAEDVRRRLAEVGHLVDEGTATALYLASALDRPLLLEGEPGVGKTSAAKSLAETLATPLIRLQCYEGLTAGEALYEWNYQRQLLAVRLTEARGQHLADADLFTEEFLLDRPLLRAVRHQGPLPPVLLIDEIDRADDEFEALLFEFLGEWSITIPELGTFAAARPPVVVLTSNRSRELHDALRRRCLYHWIDYPGPERAAEILRRSVPAANEPLIASATAFIGKVRALDLDKAPGMAEAIDWVSALAALRVSRLARRDVISTLSAVAKSPDDRTAITGALGELGYPEEARRP; from the coding sequence GTGAGCGCACTCTTCCTGGACGCCGAGGACGTACGGCGCCGTCTCGCCGAAGTCGGCCACCTCGTGGACGAGGGCACCGCCACCGCCCTCTACCTGGCGAGCGCCCTCGACCGGCCGCTGCTCCTGGAGGGCGAGCCGGGCGTGGGCAAGACCAGCGCGGCCAAGTCGCTCGCCGAGACCCTCGCCACGCCCCTGATCCGCCTCCAGTGCTACGAGGGCCTGACGGCGGGCGAGGCCCTGTACGAGTGGAACTACCAGCGCCAACTGCTCGCCGTACGGCTGACCGAGGCCCGCGGGCAGCATCTGGCCGACGCCGACCTGTTCACCGAGGAGTTCCTGCTGGACCGGCCGCTGCTGCGCGCCGTACGCCATCAGGGACCGCTGCCGCCCGTGCTCCTGATCGACGAGATCGACCGCGCGGACGACGAATTCGAGGCGCTGCTCTTCGAGTTCCTGGGGGAGTGGAGCATCACCATCCCCGAGCTGGGCACCTTCGCCGCCGCCCGGCCCCCGGTGGTGGTCCTCACCTCCAACCGCAGCCGCGAACTCCACGACGCGCTGCGCCGCCGCTGCCTCTACCACTGGATCGACTATCCCGGCCCCGAGCGCGCGGCGGAGATCCTGCGCCGCTCGGTGCCGGCCGCGAACGAACCGCTGATCGCGTCCGCCACCGCGTTCATCGGCAAGGTCCGCGCGCTGGACCTGGACAAGGCGCCCGGCATGGCGGAGGCCATCGACTGGGTGTCCGCGCTCGCCGCGCTGCGCGTGTCCCGGCTGGCCCGCCGCGATGTGATCAGCACCCTCAGCGCGGTCGCCAAGAGCCCCGACGACCGCACGGCCATCACCGGGGCCCTCGGCGAGCTCGGCTACCCCGAAGAAGCGAGGAGACCGTAA